The proteins below are encoded in one region of Fimbriimonadaceae bacterium:
- a CDS encoding flagellar biosynthetic protein FliR produces the protein MAVDVSLILSGLLIFCRIGALLMAITSLGNMIPVSIRIGVAACLSICLTPILRELVVPMDSWEALALQALGEIARGLCFGGAASLLILSAGWAGQLIDTQIGISSAQVLNPSLGEAITPFGTLYRSVGVFVLFLSNGHSLLLKGIIRSFEIDPLKLTEVSRIGSLLEQCLGIALTLAMPVVMVTVIVDVTSAVINKAVPQVQPFFLSLPLKLVTGIGVASGSCMLLAPVMDKAGIVLLGG, from the coding sequence GTGGCGGTCGACGTGTCCCTCATTCTTTCGGGTCTTCTCATCTTTTGTCGGATTGGCGCCTTACTCATGGCCATCACGTCGCTCGGGAACATGATTCCGGTTTCAATCCGCATCGGAGTGGCCGCATGTCTGTCGATATGTCTCACGCCAATCTTACGCGAACTTGTCGTTCCAATGGACTCTTGGGAAGCGCTCGCCCTACAGGCCTTAGGTGAGATTGCTAGAGGGCTCTGCTTCGGCGGTGCGGCTTCGCTCCTCATTTTGTCAGCAGGCTGGGCAGGCCAACTTATTGACACGCAGATCGGCATTAGTTCTGCGCAAGTCCTTAATCCGAGCCTGGGCGAAGCAATCACTCCGTTTGGCACGCTCTATAGAAGCGTGGGCGTCTTCGTTCTCTTTCTTTCTAATGGCCACAGCTTACTATTGAAAGGCATCATTCGTTCGTTTGAGATCGACCCGCTCAAGTTGACCGAAGTGTCACGAATTGGATCTCTCCTAGAACAGTGCCTGGGAATTGCTTTGACACTAGCGATGCCGGTCGTTATGGTGACGGTCATTGTCGACGTTACCTCAGCCGTTATCAACAAGGCGGTGCCTCAGGTGCAACCGTTCTTTCTCTCATTGCCCCTTAAGCTCGTTACTGGAATCGGTGTGGCATCTGGTTCCTGCATGTTGCTGGCGCCTGTGATGGACAAGGCGGGAATCGTATTATTGGGCGGGTAG
- a CDS encoding EscU/YscU/HrcU family type III secretion system export apparatus switch protein gives MSQKDANERTEEATPKRRREARERGQVAKSQELTNALGFLGFLVLTWQMFGAVGINSLLYFSQYLSYSGTEIIDTKNFAVSSLFALLASVVLVLLVTTVIGTVSNVGQTGLLANREAFKPKWDRINPASGFKRLFSKVAAFDSVKALLKLGLFLTLCLKSVESFQIKHQGSELSPTESLKQGGETLHGVLVQIGILWLIFAVFDYMFQKKEFEKSIRMTKAEVKREMREQEGSPEVKYAQHRRRSKLSKGSLESRLKKADVIVTNPTHFAVALHYDPLTMKAPMVLAKGQDVLAQRIRETAKTYKIPIVENRVIARAIFTRCEVGEFIPRELFSPVAEILAYVYGKIGGKRSE, from the coding sequence ATGTCCCAGAAAGATGCAAACGAGAGAACAGAGGAGGCAACGCCTAAACGTAGGCGTGAGGCCAGAGAGCGGGGACAAGTTGCCAAGTCCCAGGAACTAACAAATGCCTTGGGTTTTCTCGGATTCCTTGTGCTCACATGGCAAATGTTCGGAGCAGTCGGGATCAATTCGCTCTTGTACTTCTCCCAGTACTTAAGCTATTCTGGCACCGAAATAATAGATACGAAAAACTTTGCAGTCTCCTCGCTCTTTGCTCTGCTTGCTTCGGTCGTCCTTGTGCTCTTGGTCACGACTGTTATCGGAACGGTATCGAACGTAGGTCAAACAGGCCTGCTTGCCAACCGCGAAGCCTTCAAGCCTAAGTGGGATCGAATCAATCCAGCTTCAGGATTTAAGCGGCTATTCTCTAAGGTCGCCGCCTTCGACTCTGTTAAGGCTTTGTTGAAGTTAGGTCTTTTCCTGACCCTATGTTTGAAGAGCGTCGAATCCTTTCAGATCAAACACCAGGGGAGCGAGCTTTCCCCAACGGAGTCCCTCAAGCAAGGAGGCGAGACACTCCACGGGGTACTCGTCCAGATTGGGATTCTTTGGTTGATTTTCGCCGTGTTCGATTACATGTTCCAGAAGAAGGAATTTGAGAAGAGTATACGAATGACTAAGGCGGAGGTGAAGCGAGAAATGCGGGAACAAGAGGGCTCGCCTGAAGTCAAGTACGCCCAACACCGGCGAAGGTCGAAACTGTCGAAAGGCTCCTTGGAGTCGCGATTGAAGAAGGCGGACGTCATCGTCACCAACCCTACCCACTTTGCCGTTGCTCTTCATTACGACCCCCTCACAATGAAGGCTCCGATGGTTCTAGCAAAAGGTCAGGATGTCCTTGCTCAGAGAATTAGGGAAACCGCGAAGACGTACAAGATTCCGATTGTTGAAAACCGTGTTATCGCTCGGGCAATTTTTACCCGGTGCGAGGTTGGTGAGTTCATTCCCCGTGAGCTATTCTCCCCGGTCGCCGAGATCCTCGCATACGTCTACGGTAAAATTGGTGGCAAGCGATCTGAATAA
- the nadC gene encoding carboxylating nicotinate-nucleotide diphosphorylase yields the protein MTGWFETPPFGWESLVERALEEDIGTGDVSAALVPKGISSNWYVEVEHTGVLCGIAIAANILSRAPGSVQVLYEDGSGVKPGQVVLRGKSKASSLLSYERVALNFLMVLSGVSSKVSEYVEAVSGTSAAILDTRKTIPGLRNLEKYAVRCGGGLNHRFGLYDAVMIKDNHIRALGSITHAVHSARSRYGPLMGVEVECTSAKEVEEAVDAGADVVMLDNMSLEAMAGLVRDFKGKCRFEASGGVSLESVAAVAGTGVDFISVGRITHSVAALSFHLEFE from the coding sequence ATGACCGGCTGGTTTGAAACCCCTCCCTTTGGGTGGGAAAGTTTGGTCGAGCGCGCGCTTGAAGAGGACATCGGCACTGGCGACGTGTCAGCCGCTCTCGTTCCGAAGGGAATCTCCTCAAACTGGTATGTCGAGGTAGAACATACAGGTGTTCTATGTGGCATTGCCATCGCTGCAAATATCTTGTCGAGGGCACCCGGTAGTGTGCAAGTCCTTTACGAGGATGGATCTGGAGTCAAACCAGGACAGGTCGTTCTTCGTGGTAAAAGTAAAGCTTCGAGTCTCTTATCTTATGAGCGCGTTGCCCTGAATTTCCTTATGGTGCTCAGCGGTGTATCTTCAAAGGTTTCTGAGTATGTGGAAGCTGTGTCGGGCACTAGTGCCGCTATCCTTGACACGAGAAAGACAATTCCTGGACTTAGGAATCTCGAGAAGTATGCGGTTCGTTGTGGAGGAGGTTTAAATCACAGGTTTGGACTTTATGATGCAGTCATGATAAAGGACAATCACATACGAGCCTTGGGATCGATCACTCATGCAGTTCATTCTGCGCGGAGTCGTTATGGGCCCTTGATGGGCGTTGAGGTGGAATGCACGAGCGCAAAAGAGGTTGAAGAGGCGGTTGACGCCGGCGCTGATGTCGTCATGCTGGACAATATGTCGCTTGAGGCAATGGCCGGCTTGGTGCGCGACTTTAAGGGTAAATGTCGATTTGAAGCAAGTGGAGGTGTCTCGTTGGAAAGCGTGGCTGCGGTTGCCGGAACCGGCGTCGACTTTATCTCGGTGGGAAGAATCACGCATTCGGTGGCAGCTCTCTCGTTTCACTTAGAATTTGAATGA
- a CDS encoding biotin--[acetyl-CoA-carboxylase] ligase: MKIGPNWLLLDAVDSTQRVLQDLQGLGVPCDVVYAKEQLAGRGRFDRTWYSQKGSSLTFSVAIGVEESHNQPWLFGMAAAVATASVINCKVQWPNDLLLRNKKVGGILSSMVSKSTGQRAVLAGIGINLGEGSYPETLAESATSLSIAQWEGSAIDLAEAIVAKCRDVATPRNWSELLPLWQLFDATPGKEYREASGRVVTAIGVGPNGELLGSADGETVSVMAAEALWGS, from the coding sequence ATGAAGATCGGACCAAATTGGTTGCTTCTCGATGCCGTTGATTCAACGCAAAGAGTTCTTCAAGACCTGCAAGGGCTTGGCGTCCCGTGTGACGTCGTCTATGCAAAGGAGCAGCTGGCGGGGCGTGGAAGATTCGACAGGACATGGTACAGTCAAAAAGGCTCTTCGCTGACCTTTTCAGTCGCAATTGGCGTCGAGGAAAGCCACAACCAACCTTGGCTTTTTGGAATGGCTGCGGCAGTGGCGACCGCATCGGTCATCAACTGCAAAGTGCAATGGCCGAATGATCTGCTTCTCAGGAATAAAAAGGTAGGCGGCATCCTCTCTTCTATGGTTTCCAAGTCCACAGGCCAACGAGCCGTCCTGGCAGGGATCGGAATAAATCTGGGCGAAGGAAGTTATCCAGAAACGTTAGCGGAAAGTGCCACCAGCCTCAGCATCGCACAATGGGAAGGCTCGGCAATTGACTTAGCCGAGGCAATAGTCGCAAAGTGCAGGGACGTCGCAACCCCTCGAAATTGGTCGGAACTTCTACCACTATGGCAGTTGTTCGACGCTACGCCCGGCAAGGAATACCGGGAGGCGAGTGGGAGGGTTGTCACGGCAATTGGGGTTGGACCGAACGGTGAGTTGTTAGGAAGTGCTGACGGCGAGACCGTGAGCGTGATGGCCGCAGAAGCGCTCTGGGGTTCTTAA
- a CDS encoding DUF1844 domain-containing protein, producing the protein MEQPESERSPIAVPEVLVIVVDQLSSLAWQKLGLQPDPVTGRLAQDLVQARMAIDSVQALSTILTPVLEGEDRRQLENLNANLKLNFVEKSQGQP; encoded by the coding sequence GTGGAGCAACCGGAAAGCGAGCGGAGCCCGATTGCCGTACCTGAGGTGCTGGTGATAGTGGTCGACCAGCTCTCCTCCTTAGCTTGGCAGAAGCTTGGATTGCAGCCGGATCCTGTCACGGGAAGACTAGCCCAGGATCTAGTCCAGGCGCGAATGGCCATCGACTCAGTGCAGGCCCTTTCCACCATCCTAACCCCTGTCCTTGAGGGGGAAGACCGGCGCCAGCTTGAGAACCTCAATGCCAACTTAAAGCTGAACTTTGTCGAGAAATCGCAAGGGCAACCATGA
- a CDS encoding type II secretion system protein gives MARAAFTLVELLVTISIIAVLAAIAVPAITSTKQVVYQSQASAQLAQLAFAAKQYTADYDDTFPIAMYYGPDMSLVTWFGLQTGPEAFDLRGGLLSAYTRNALAKDLTFRAKPYLGDGRGFGYNYGYLGSDFHVTADYSSFPNCQNASTGSALSDPSGTIVFATSIYRDVSWEGGNDEEFDFGFIDPPSLWQGNPNVDFRHGSPPIIDPLSKTVRSEGRAVLVFCDGHSATKREAQVKDSNFTRDHSP, from the coding sequence GTGGCAAGAGCGGCCTTCACCCTCGTCGAGCTTCTTGTGACGATCTCCATCATTGCCGTCCTTGCGGCCATCGCGGTTCCCGCGATAACTTCGACAAAGCAAGTGGTTTATCAGTCCCAGGCTTCTGCTCAGTTGGCCCAACTTGCCTTTGCTGCTAAGCAGTACACGGCCGACTATGACGACACCTTCCCGATCGCAATGTACTACGGCCCTGACATGTCTTTAGTAACTTGGTTCGGGCTTCAGACTGGCCCAGAAGCGTTTGACCTGAGAGGCGGGCTGCTCTCAGCATATACCAGAAATGCTCTCGCAAAAGATTTGACTTTCCGCGCGAAACCTTACCTAGGAGACGGCCGTGGCTTTGGATACAACTATGGATATCTTGGGAGCGATTTTCACGTGACGGCGGACTATAGCTCTTTCCCGAACTGCCAGAATGCAAGTACAGGTTCGGCACTTTCAGATCCTTCTGGGACAATCGTTTTTGCTACGTCAATCTACCGAGACGTGTCTTGGGAGGGCGGAAACGACGAAGAATTTGACTTCGGCTTCATTGATCCCCCGAGCCTTTGGCAGGGAAATCCGAACGTCGACTTTCGCCACGGTTCACCACCAATTATCGATCCTCTCTCGAAAACCGTACGCTCCGAAGGGCGTGCAGTCTTAGTCTTTTGTGACGGCCACTCAGCGACAAAGCGAGAGGCGCAGGTTAAAGACAGCAACTTTACTCGCGACCATTCTCCCTAG
- the sucC gene encoding ADP-forming succinate--CoA ligase subunit beta, whose protein sequence is MKLHEYQSKALLQQFNVPVPKGEVAEDGHAARTIARDLGGKVVVKAQVLMGGRGRAGGVKLFSDADEAGNFAGELIGKRLISIQNPDGMIVEKVLVAEQVDIASEYYLSVLLDRAAQKLLVMLSKEGGMEIEEVAAKSPESIVRLHVDPAWGLADFEIRDAIIKAGIPKPVQRQLASMIRGLVKAYLENDCDMVEINPVAVTPEGKLIAADAKVSIDENALFRHPEYEATKSDAAGDPLEAAAAELGIAYVSLGGDIGIIGNGAGLVMCSLDEVSAAGGKPANFLDVGGGASAERVKTCVELVLRDKNVKGLLINIFGGITRGDLVAQGIIQALAELNVKIPVVARVEGTAAAAGLKLLEPTDIVGAATMQEAAAKIVELTRN, encoded by the coding sequence ATGAAGCTTCACGAATACCAGTCGAAGGCCCTCCTCCAGCAATTCAACGTGCCCGTGCCCAAGGGCGAGGTCGCAGAGGACGGTCATGCGGCACGCACCATTGCCAGGGACCTTGGGGGCAAGGTCGTCGTGAAAGCCCAGGTGCTGATGGGTGGCCGAGGAAGGGCCGGTGGAGTCAAGCTCTTTAGTGACGCAGATGAAGCCGGCAACTTCGCCGGTGAGCTAATCGGTAAGCGGCTCATCTCAATCCAAAACCCGGATGGAATGATTGTCGAAAAGGTGTTGGTCGCCGAGCAGGTGGACATCGCCTCGGAGTACTACCTTTCAGTCTTACTCGACCGTGCGGCCCAAAAGCTCCTCGTAATGCTTAGCAAAGAGGGCGGAATGGAAATCGAAGAGGTAGCCGCGAAAAGTCCGGAATCTATCGTGCGGCTGCACGTAGATCCTGCATGGGGCCTCGCCGACTTCGAGATTCGGGATGCAATCATCAAGGCTGGGATTCCGAAACCAGTCCAGCGCCAGCTCGCCTCAATGATTCGAGGCTTGGTAAAGGCGTATTTGGAAAACGATTGCGACATGGTAGAGATTAATCCGGTGGCGGTAACTCCGGAGGGCAAGCTCATTGCGGCTGACGCAAAAGTTAGCATTGACGAGAACGCGCTGTTCCGTCACCCTGAGTACGAAGCAACTAAATCGGACGCTGCCGGTGACCCGCTGGAAGCGGCCGCCGCCGAACTCGGGATTGCCTACGTAAGTCTTGGCGGCGACATTGGCATAATCGGTAATGGTGCAGGGCTCGTTATGTGCTCCCTCGACGAGGTTAGCGCGGCTGGAGGAAAGCCGGCTAATTTCTTAGACGTAGGAGGAGGAGCCAGCGCCGAACGTGTGAAAACTTGCGTCGAACTCGTTTTACGCGATAAGAACGTAAAGGGGTTGCTCATTAACATCTTTGGCGGCATTACCAGGGGCGATTTGGTCGCGCAAGGGATCATCCAGGCGCTTGCCGAACTGAATGTAAAGATTCCGGTCGTCGCCCGCGTTGAAGGCACGGCTGCGGCAGCGGGTCTCAAACTGCTAGAACCCACAGATATCGTCGGGGCCGCAACGATGCAGGAAGCCGCTGCGAAAATCGTTGAGCTTACGCGGAACTAG
- the mfd gene encoding transcription-repair coupling factor, translating into MRLQDFCRWLGERATLSPILGQKSAGERWYDVCPEARPPLVAAAWQMSPGPCLVVTKNYDRALHWVARLALCGVPADAIRLLPSGQSALFENAAPETTALSDRIGALRALSGETPTIVVATAASALERTLPLEVLDEHYVQLYAGQTLDIDDTVDRLSKLGYEISDPIRVPGQFSRRGGILDVFPMGAERPVRVELFGDEVETLRFFDPMSQRSVGSSPPLKVLPARETILPLPGSGVVELLQSTLESEANRLPPAAGDQLRETVAHDLRSLEAMRHFDRLDLYRPFIQPDSGCAVDLLGEKGWLVLEEPFELAALANRAEEELGQALAARAAAGEFLEVHAHDYMLPPERFGQHGPATMLTASDAAPNWFPRGEGHELGFQSLEPYRSNPTILTATIQNWLTGQLAVGVSTDQPTRAKAVLAQAELFPTESETPEPAALRLLEGNLAGGFVAPAHGAALLTDHELFGVGRLKLPQRRFSEGVPITTVLDLKPGDFVVHINYGIGIYRGLVKRVQEGTEREFLHIDYQTPDRLFVPADQLDRVQKYLAPDDVTPKINRLTGGDWQRTVGKAREEAREFARELIRLYAERRKTTRPSYGSDSPWQAELEHTFPWVETPSQLAAIIDVKEDLETEYPMDRLICGDVGFGKTEVAIRAAFKVVQAGSQVAVLCPTTILSEQHYRSFCERLSGFPTRVGCLTRFTKAAARKALRQDLERGDLDIVIGTHALLNDKLAFKKLGLIIVDEEQKFGVKHKEALKTLRTQADVLTLSATPIPRTLSMSLMSIRPMSLINDPPPGRLPIRTYVRPFSTEVVREALLRELTRGGQVYYVFNRVSGIYHVAERLKKLVPTAKIAVGHGQMTEAELEPVMLGFINGEIDILVSTTIVENGLDIPSANTLIVENADKFGLSQLYQLRGRVGRSDVQAYSYFLYSADTVLTENATARLGALQEFNHLGSGYSLAFRDLQIRGAGDLLGAKQSGQMSAVGFDLYSQLIDSEVHFLKSFADGTEPQDMKDPLVGLAPLPILELPVKALIPTVYVPDEGQRLYYYKLLMSSREVGTLMDVRDEIRDRYGALPVTVEMITEVMRLRIRCAELGLQKVEGKDGRLAALFEPRSAFSPRAFSIIRQRYKSAYMSGEKLIWPFEGDPIKATERLLEAIQFAYESIEAQRASLGVASSSA; encoded by the coding sequence ATGCGCCTGCAGGATTTTTGCCGCTGGCTGGGCGAGCGAGCCACGCTTTCTCCGATTCTTGGGCAGAAGTCTGCCGGGGAGCGCTGGTACGACGTTTGCCCTGAGGCCCGGCCGCCCCTTGTCGCCGCCGCTTGGCAAATGAGCCCCGGCCCGTGCCTCGTGGTGACGAAGAACTACGACCGCGCCCTCCACTGGGTAGCACGGTTGGCCCTTTGCGGCGTTCCCGCGGACGCGATCCGGCTCTTGCCGAGCGGCCAGAGCGCGCTCTTTGAGAACGCGGCGCCGGAGACCACCGCCCTTTCAGACCGCATCGGCGCGCTCCGCGCGCTTTCTGGCGAGACGCCGACCATTGTGGTAGCCACAGCCGCTTCGGCCCTGGAACGAACCCTTCCCCTTGAAGTTTTGGATGAACACTATGTCCAACTTTATGCTGGCCAGACTCTAGATATCGACGACACGGTCGACCGACTTTCAAAGCTTGGCTACGAAATCTCCGACCCGATTCGCGTGCCCGGCCAATTCTCGCGCCGGGGAGGGATCCTCGACGTCTTTCCGATGGGCGCGGAGCGCCCGGTGCGCGTCGAACTCTTTGGCGACGAGGTCGAGACACTCCGCTTTTTCGACCCGATGAGCCAGCGCTCCGTCGGCTCTTCCCCTCCGCTCAAAGTCCTTCCAGCGCGCGAGACCATCCTTCCCCTGCCGGGCTCTGGGGTCGTGGAGCTTCTCCAGTCGACCTTGGAGAGCGAGGCGAACCGGTTGCCGCCAGCGGCCGGCGACCAACTGCGAGAAACCGTCGCCCACGATCTTCGAAGCTTGGAGGCGATGCGCCATTTCGACCGCCTAGACCTCTATCGGCCGTTCATCCAGCCGGATTCCGGCTGTGCCGTGGACCTTCTTGGGGAAAAGGGGTGGCTGGTCTTGGAGGAGCCTTTCGAGCTCGCCGCGTTGGCGAACCGCGCCGAAGAGGAACTCGGCCAGGCCCTGGCCGCACGCGCTGCCGCGGGCGAGTTCCTTGAAGTCCATGCCCACGACTACATGCTACCGCCCGAGCGTTTTGGCCAACACGGTCCCGCAACGATGCTCACTGCGAGCGACGCCGCGCCGAACTGGTTTCCGCGTGGCGAGGGGCACGAGCTCGGATTCCAATCATTGGAACCGTATAGGTCTAACCCGACAATCCTTACCGCAACGATCCAGAACTGGTTGACCGGGCAACTGGCCGTCGGAGTCTCCACCGACCAGCCCACCCGCGCCAAGGCCGTGCTCGCCCAAGCCGAACTCTTCCCTACTGAATCCGAAACGCCCGAACCCGCCGCTCTTCGCCTCCTCGAGGGCAACCTCGCCGGCGGCTTCGTGGCTCCGGCTCATGGGGCCGCGCTCCTGACCGATCACGAGCTCTTCGGCGTCGGCCGCCTAAAGCTTCCCCAAAGGCGGTTTAGCGAAGGGGTGCCGATCACGACCGTCTTAGACCTTAAGCCCGGCGACTTTGTCGTGCATATCAATTACGGGATCGGAATCTATCGAGGTTTGGTCAAGCGGGTTCAGGAAGGGACAGAACGCGAATTCCTGCACATTGACTATCAGACTCCTGACCGGCTGTTTGTCCCCGCCGACCAGCTGGACCGAGTGCAAAAGTATCTTGCACCGGACGACGTAACGCCGAAGATCAACCGACTTACAGGAGGTGACTGGCAGCGGACCGTGGGAAAGGCCCGCGAGGAGGCACGTGAGTTTGCACGAGAACTCATAAGGCTCTACGCAGAACGCCGGAAGACGACACGCCCGAGTTACGGCTCGGATTCTCCATGGCAAGCCGAACTCGAACACACGTTTCCTTGGGTTGAGACCCCCAGCCAACTTGCGGCGATTATCGATGTCAAAGAGGACCTCGAGACCGAATATCCTATGGACCGCCTTATCTGCGGTGACGTCGGTTTCGGGAAGACCGAAGTTGCCATCCGCGCTGCCTTCAAGGTTGTCCAAGCCGGTAGCCAAGTGGCGGTTTTGTGCCCAACGACAATTCTGAGCGAACAACACTATCGCAGTTTTTGCGAACGCCTCTCCGGATTCCCGACACGGGTGGGCTGCCTAACACGCTTCACGAAAGCTGCGGCACGTAAAGCCCTCAGACAAGATCTGGAAAGAGGCGATCTAGACATCGTCATTGGAACGCACGCGCTTTTGAACGACAAATTGGCTTTTAAGAAGCTGGGACTCATCATTGTCGACGAAGAACAAAAGTTCGGGGTGAAGCATAAGGAGGCCCTGAAGACCTTACGGACTCAGGCGGATGTGCTCACGCTTTCCGCTACGCCGATACCTCGTACTTTGAGCATGTCGCTTATGTCGATAAGGCCGATGTCTCTCATAAACGACCCACCCCCGGGACGCCTACCCATCCGCACTTACGTAAGGCCCTTCAGCACCGAAGTCGTCCGAGAAGCCCTCTTGCGCGAGTTGACAAGGGGTGGGCAGGTTTATTACGTCTTTAACCGGGTAAGTGGCATCTATCACGTCGCCGAAAGATTGAAGAAGCTCGTCCCGACTGCTAAGATTGCCGTAGGCCATGGTCAGATGACGGAGGCTGAACTTGAACCGGTCATGCTTGGCTTCATCAATGGCGAGATCGACATTCTTGTTTCGACGACGATTGTCGAGAACGGTCTCGATATTCCGAGCGCCAACACCCTCATCGTAGAGAATGCGGATAAGTTTGGCTTGTCGCAACTATACCAGTTACGGGGAAGGGTAGGACGCAGCGACGTCCAAGCATACTCCTATTTCCTCTATTCTGCCGACACAGTCCTGACTGAAAACGCCACTGCTCGCCTAGGAGCCCTTCAAGAGTTCAACCATCTTGGAAGCGGATATTCCCTAGCGTTTCGCGACTTACAGATTCGAGGCGCGGGTGATTTGCTAGGTGCCAAGCAAAGCGGACAAATGTCAGCCGTGGGATTTGACCTCTATAGCCAACTCATTGACAGCGAGGTTCATTTCCTCAAATCTTTCGCGGATGGCACCGAACCGCAGGACATGAAGGATCCGCTCGTTGGCTTGGCACCCCTTCCCATTCTTGAGTTACCTGTCAAGGCCCTGATTCCAACCGTCTATGTCCCGGACGAGGGCCAAAGACTCTACTACTATAAGCTCCTTATGTCAAGTCGGGAAGTAGGCACATTGATGGATGTGCGCGATGAGATCCGTGACCGGTATGGAGCCTTGCCCGTGACAGTTGAGATGATAACGGAGGTCATGCGCCTTCGCATCCGCTGCGCGGAGCTCGGTCTCCAAAAGGTTGAAGGCAAGGATGGCCGCCTGGCCGCACTCTTCGAGCCCCGTTCCGCGTTTTCGCCGCGCGCGTTCTCGATAATCCGACAACGCTACAAGTCCGCTTATATGAGTGGTGAGAAGCTAATTTGGCCCTTCGAAGGTGACCCAATCAAGGCGACGGAACGCCTTCTTGAGGCCATTCAATTCGCTTATGAAAGCATCGAGGCCCAAAGGGCTTCACTCGGTGTCGCGTCTAGTTCCGCGTAA